ATGGTCAGAAGATGTCCTTCTGGAAGACATGAGGTCAAATCCTCGCCTTCACCTTTCACAACCGCATGTGACTTTCGCTCCGGAATGCAGGAACTGCATTCAAATTCATGATGTGGCATAGCTGGTTTCTCCTTTTTAATGTAGTCAATCATCCCCACACCAACTGCACGGAGTATTCCTGAGATTTAAAAAGGATAAAAGTGCCTATTGAAGGGCTTTTGAAAAACTTATGGAAAAAAGGAGGAGGGCTATTTTGACAAAATTGTAAGGGTAGGTATGTACAAAACAGTGAAAATGTAAAGCTTACATGTAAAAGAGTTTGGGAAGTAAAAAGGGGAGAGAAGAGTAAACGCGTTTAAAAAAGTTTACTCTTTAACGGATTCTAAATAGCATTTATAAATGGCTTCAAGTTCGTCATCTTTGATTTTGAGATCTTTGTTGGTGGTTAAGACCGCTTCTTCTAAAATCTTGATGCGTTTGAACATATAGATGAAAAGCTCTTTGTTGATGTCGGGGATTTTGTTGTGTGCCATAGGGTTTTTGTCGCGCCCTTTATCAATGATACGAGCAGGCAAACCCACCGCTGTTGAGTCATCGGGGATGCTTTTGACGACAACGGAGTTCGAGCCAATGCGGCAATTTTCACCAATGATAATATCGCCCAAGATTTTAGCACCTGAGCCAATAACGGTATGATTGCCAATCGTTGGATGACGTTTGACTCCACGATCCAAACTTACACCACCTAGCGTAACGCCTTGATAAATCAAAACATCGTCCCCCACAATCGCAGTCTCACCCACAACCACACCAAAGGCATGATCTATAAAGACACGGCGACCAATGGTGCACGCAGGGTGAATGTCCGTGTTGGTGATAATCTGCGAAATGCCCATCAGTGCGCGCGCAAGCGTTTTAAAACCCTTTACATGTAACGCATGCGCAATGCGGTAATTAGCCAGTGCCCAAACCCCTGGGTAGTTAAAAAAAAGCTCTACTTTCGAGTTGATAGCGGGGTCATGCAGAATCGGTTGGGAAAAATCTTCTTTAATTTTTTCCCACAAGGAGACAGAGTTCATTGCGAATTATCCTCATTGTTAATCGTTTTAAGATAGCCGTTGTCATTTAAGAAGAGGTAAATCTCACCTAAAATGTGTTTTTTCTCTTTTTCACTGATAATGTCAGACGCCTCAATGCGATCATTGAGATTTTCTTGAACCTCTTTAATGTCGTAATCAAGGTCTTCTAAAATGTCACTAATGCTTTGCGATTCTAAGATATTTTCAATCGAATAGCCATCATCATCAATAATAATAGTAGCCTCAGTTGGATGAGTAAAGAGGTTGTGTTTCATACCCAATACTTCTTGATAAGCCCCCACTAAGAAAAAGCCTAAGAAATAGTCACGATTTTTAATGTCCACATCGTGTAAAAAGAGTGGCGTTTCGGTGTTAAACCCTATCTCACCATCACTATCGCACGTGATGTCCCACAAAGAGGCTGAACGTGTAGGCACTTCATCCAAACGATCCAGAGGCATAACAGGAAACGTCTGACCAATGCCCCAAAAATCAGGCAAACTCTGGAAGAGTGAGAAGTTAACCAAGTAGCGCTCTTGCACACGATCTTGAATGTCTAGTATCTCACTGAGCTTTTTATCGGCAACCAAACCAACCGCTTTTTTGATGATAAGATTAACCAAAATCTCGGTATTAGAGCGATCTTGAAGGTCAATATACCCCAAATCAAACAGGGTCAATAACGACTCCATGTGATCGATACTATCGTGTAAAAATTCAAGCGCATTTTTACGGTTCATCGTACCTAAAAGATCGTATAGCTCTTGAACGAGAGGAGGGTTGATCTCTTTGGGTCTGAGCTTTTGATCGGTGTACTCTTGAGAGAAAAGCTCCAAAACAGGCGCAATAAGTACGGCATGGTGCGCAGCGACAAAACGTCCTGACTCGATGAAAATATCGGGTTCATGAACCCCTTTTTGGGTTGCGATGTCTTTAAGCAGATAGACAACGTCGTTGGCATACTCGCTTAAGGTATAGTTTTTATGCAGGGTAGTTTTATGTTGAGAGTATTCAACCGCCAAACCGCCGCCTAGATTGATCGCTCGAAGATGGGTTGCGCCCATACGACAGAGTTCTGCGTAAATATTTCCAGCTTCACGAAGCGCTTTTTTCAAAGGGGCAATGTCGGTAATTTGCGATCCGATATGAAAATGAATCATCGTAAATTTTTCAAGCAAATTGGCATCACGAAGCATATTAACCGCTTCTAAAAGCTCGGTGGAGGTTAACCCAAACTTGGAGTTAATACCACCACTTTTCGCCCAAATACCAATGCCAGAGCTGTGCAGACGAATGCGTAGACCAATATTAGGCACACACCCAAAACGATCTTTAGCAATGGAGATGATGCTCTCAAGCTCATTGAGTCCTTCAATGGTAAGCGTGATATTATGCCCCATCTCTGCGGCAATAAACCCTAACGAGATCATCTCATTATCTTTAAAACCATTCACGGTGATCGGAGCATCCGGATTGTTGTACGCCATCGCTAAAATCAGCTCCGCTTTACTACCAGCTTCTAGACCATAGTGATACTTTTGCCCTAAGGTGACAAGGTTTTTGACGAAATTGGGAAATTGATTGACCTTAAGAGGGTACACCGCACTAAAGTTACCTTCGTATCCAAACTCTTTTTTTGCATCAGCAAAACTTTTGTAAATCATACGGATCTGTTTTTGAATCAGATGCGGGAATCGAAGTAAAATAGGACCACGGATACCATCTCGTCGTATCTCTTGAATGATTTCTATCAAAGAAGGCTCACAGCCTGTGTTCACTTTTACCTTACCGTCTTCGATAAAAAAGTTATCGTTTCCCCATGTTTTGATTCCATAGTCCAATGTTTTGCTCCTTAAAAATGCGACAAATTGATAATTTTTTCTTCTTTACTCTCTAAATCTTTAATCCAAACACTCTGCTTCGCAAGCTCGTCTTCACCGATACATACACAAAATTTTACATACAATTTATCGGCCGCTTTAAGATGATTTTGGAGTGACTTTGACGCATACGAGGTTAAAACTTTCTCGGTTTTACGTTTTTCATCAACCAGCTTAAAGACGATCTCTTTCGCCCCATCGCAAAGTGCTGCAATATAGTAGCCTTCACGACTACTTTCTGGCATCTTAACCAGTTCCATCAATCGCTCAATGCCCATCGCAAAGCCAACAGCAGGCGTAGCCTTGCCATCTAAAAACTCAACCAAACGATCATATCGTCCGCCACCAGCGATGGCACTTTGCGCACCAATTTCGGAACTTACAAATTCAAACGCCGTTTTGGAGTAATAATCAAGCCCACGAACCAACTTTGGATTGACCACGTAAGCGACGCCAAACTGGTCTAGAATTGACTTTAATGTTGTAAAATCCTCTTTACATGTAACGCATAAATGATCAATGATCAATGGTGCATCCGCAAGCAACACTTTGCAGTGTTCGTTTTTACAATCCAGCACGCGAATCGGATTGGTCAGTTTTCGTCTTTCACAATCTTCACATAACCCTTCACGCGTCTCTAAAAATTTAACCAGTGTCGTGCGGTACTGAGGCATACACGAAGGACATCCCAAAGAGTTGATTTCCAGCGTAAACCCAATGCCAAGCGCTTCAAACATCGCCTTAAGCATCAAAATAATCGTTGCATCTTCTCTGACATCGCTTTCGCCAAAACTCTCCGCACCAAATTGGTGAAATTGTCGCAAGCGTCCTTTTTGAGGCCTTTCATAGCGAAACATCGGACCATGGTAGAAGAAGCGTCTTTTTTCGCCCGCTTTGTCGTATTTTTGCTGAATAAACGCTCTTACAACTCCAGCTGTGCCTTCAGGGCGCAAACAGACGTCGTTTTCACCTTTGTCAATAAACTGATACATCTCTTTACCGACAATATCACTGCTCTCACCCACACTGCGTTTAAAAAGTGCGGTCTCTTCTAAAATAGGCGTCTCGACAAACGAAAAGCCATACTGCTCCGCAATGCGTGAACAGGTTTTAATCATATAAAGATAGGTTTCACTGTGTGGCGAGAGGGTATCTTTCATTCCACGTAAAGCATTAATCATTTAAAAAATCCTCAATCTGTTTATAAATCGTCTCAATTTCGTGTGAAGCATCGACTTCCAAGACCTGAATCGGCAAGGTTTTAACAACGCGACGCATTATATCTTGAATCCGTAACAAATAGCTTACACCGCGCTCTTCAATTGCATCCTGCTCTTTTGCGCCCATGCGTTCACTCATCAGCGTCTTGTTTGTGAGAAAAAGTACGATTTTTTCAGGGTAAGACTCTTGCAGGGCTAAGCGGTTCATCGCAAGCAATAACTCGCCATCCACCTCTGCATGATTGGCACACGCATACGCGATCCCCGATAAAAAGCCACGATCGCTGATGACCAAGCGCTCATTGCGCGCAGGTTTGACAACACTATCGTAATGCAGTGCTCGATCGGCTAAAAACAAAAAAAGCTCTGCATTAAAAGAGCTTTTCAGCGCTCCACCCAACAACATTTCACGAAAATTCAAGCCTGTGGGCGTTCCACCAGGCTCTTTGGTCGCTAAAACTGTTTTATTGCGCTTGGCAAAAAGTGCCACTTGGGTACTTTTACCCGTCGTATCAATGCCTTCAAAAATCACATACATGTAAATCTACTTTGTAAATAAGGTAAAACCATAGGAGGGACTAAATGCGCAACATTCCCGCCATGTTTTGCGATGGAGCGTACCACAGAGGAGCTAATAAACGCATTTTTCAGACTGGGCATCAAATAAACCGTCTCAATTTCACTCCACAACGAGGCATTGGCATAGCCCATTTGGAGCTCAAACTCAAAATCACTCACAGCACGTAGTCCTCGTATCATCACGCGAATATCTTTCTCTTTTGAAAAACTGACCAAAAGGTTATCAAAGGGTTCAACTTCCACACCTTGCATATCTTTAATGGCGGCTTGCACCATCTCAACACGTGTGTTTATGTCAAAAACGGGACGTTTCTCTTCGGAAAGCGCTACAGCAACCAAGACTTTGTCGAAAAGCTTTTGCGCACGCTTGATGACATCCATATGCCCATTGGTGATAGGATCAAAAGTTCCTGGGTATATCGCGACTCTCATGCTCCCTCCCAACGTTGAAACAGGTTGTGTTCAATCCCTAAAAGATCAAACCATTTGCCAATCAAGAAATTTTCCATCGCTTCAAGGCTTGACGCCTTGGCATAATAACCCAAAATTGGAGGTGCAATATGTATACCAAGCATGGAGAGTTTGAGCATATTTTCCAAAGCAATCGCTGAAAAAGGCATTTCGCGAGGAGCCAAAAGAAGAAGGCGCTTCTCTTTAATCATCACCGAAGCAGTACGCGTAAGAAGATTGTCGGCAATGCCGTGTGTTATTTTAGCCAGCGTATTCATGCTGCACGGGATAATCGCCATAGCGTCTGTTTGAAACGAACCCGAAGCGGTGATGGCTCCGATATTTTCATCATCCAGTACAAAAGTATTGGCTTCTTTTGCGAGCACGATTTTGGCATGATCGGAGATAATAACGTACTTTTCAATGTTACTTGGAAGTGCCTTGATAAAGGCAAGCCCAAGCTCTACTCCACTGGCACCGCTAATGCCGACAATGATGCGTTTCATTCGAGGATAATCACTTCATGATGTGAAAGAATTTTTGCACTCAAAATTTTGCCTTGTTCTGTTTTAATTTTGACAACATCACCGATATTGCCGTCTTCCAAAAGGGTAGCTTGCACTTCTATAACCAAACCTTCCTCTTTGAGTAGCGCTTTAATACTCGCTTTTTTACTCACCATTTTTTTAACATCCAAATGAAAATCCGTCAAAATCTGACCCTCTTTAACACCGTTTTTGATCATACTATTGTGAGGTATTTCATTGGTAATCACACGTGTTGGAAGGGCATCTAAACTCTCCCAAACACTCTCGTAGTCATTGTTTGTGAGGATTTTACCGTTAAGCAAATTACGTTTTGCTTTAAACACCATCACCTTCGCATTCATCTCATAGGCAAAATAGAGCTTTTTATCCCGATCACCTACTTTAAAAATAGCCACAAAAGAGCCACTGTTTTTCTTAAGCATCGCCTCAGAGATCACAATATCAACAAGCTCATAGCGTTTAAAATCGGCAGGTAAAGAGGTTTTAATGGAGATACGCGGTTTTTCATCAATCATCACCAAAGGAGACGCTTCTTGAAATTTTTTTAAAAAGAGTTCAGTCATTGCATCCGCTTTGCCCATAAGAGAACAATTACGCCTAAAAATCACCACACCATCACTGCTATCGATGATGGTGACATTGCGATCACTAAAAGCTACACGCAGGGTACTGGTAGGAACGGTATACTGCACGCGTTCTTTGGGAATGGTGACAATAATGGGATCATCGCTGCTTTGATAGCCAAAAAAAGAGGCTCTAAGCGCATCTTCTTCAATGCAATAGGTTTTATCAATATAAAGAGGCTGTGAAAAAAGTGAGGTGATAAAAAGAAGTAGGATTAAAATGGAGCGGGAAACGAGGTTCGAACTCGCGACCCCGACCTTGGCAAGGTCGTGCTCTACCACTGAGCTATTCCCGCAAAACGGACGGAATTCTACCAAAAAAAACCCTTTGTGTCAATCTATTTTGAAATAATTGTAGCACAAATAGATTTTAAAGGGCTTAGAAGAGCTTTTTAGACCTTGAAAATCGTAATTTCTTGCTCCAACTCTTCGGTTGAGAGATTTAAACTGCTGGAAACTCCCATCAATTCATCGGCAATCTTTTTATTTTCGTGCGCAAGTCCTGTCGCTTCTTCAACCCCTTGCGTAAGATGGTCGATCTCTTTGGTGATACTTAACGTTTTTTCATAGGCAATATTCGTGATTTCTAGGCTTTTGGCTGTTTTTTCTTTGGTTTCATTTGCCAATGTCGAAATTTTGATAGCATTTTCATTCAGATCAACCACTTTTTGGCTGTTCTCTTTGATATTATCGCTTGCACTTGAGACACTTTGAATCACCACACTGATAGTTACATCGATCTCTGAGAGTGATTTTTGGGTTCGCTCAGCCAGCTTTCGCACTTCATCAGCAACCACCGCAAACCCACGTCCATGCTCACCCGCTCGGGCTGCTTCAATGGCGGCATTGAGGGCTAGTAAATTGGTCTGATCGGCGATATCTTTGATCATCTCCAACACAGAGCGAATTTGGCGTGTCTGCTCGGAGAGGTCGTGCATTTGGGTTGAGATATGCTGTTCATCTTGGCTCACTTGATTAATACTTTCAACAATAGAATCAAGGGTTTCAATCATTTGATCCAACATCGCATAATCCTCTTTCATATACGCAGCAGAGGTTTCAGAGATGTCGCGAGACTCTTGCAACTCTTGGTTGATTTTTGACGTCAATTTTTTAACATTATCCACTATACGATCTTGATTTTGAGCAACACTGGTGATGGTCTGCGCAAACGTTTGCATGCTTTTATTGGTTTGAGAATTGGCTGCCATCGTCCTTTTTGCTTTAATCAATGCTTGCTGAAGTGTGAAGAGTAGGGTATTGAGATTTTCGCTGATATGTCCTATCTCATCTTTATTTGAAATCTCGATAGGGCGATTGAGTGCCAAATCTTTTGTAATGTCTGAGAGATGATCCCCAATACGAGCAATACGTTTGACAATGTAACGCGTAATGGAGAGTAAAAGTGTGGATGTGATCACTAAAACAAGCGAAGAGATCACGATGACCAAATAGAGATTACTATTGAGTTTTGCACCAATTTGCAGGCTAATATCTTTCACCCGTTGTGTTGTAAAGTGTGAAATATTATCAAAACGTTGGGAAATATACTTACAATCTGTCTCGATTTCAACCGCCATATCACCGATATCTTCACGATTGTCTTTGACATAAAGTTCATGAATACGTTTAAATTTGAGAGCAATTTTTTGGTTATAGCGTTCATACGCCTCGTGAAGATTTTGTTTCAGTGTTGGCTCAGCGTAAAAATCACTCACAAGCGCTTTTTCAAAAAACTCTTTGAGCTCTTTTTCAATTATTGGAAGATGATCTTTTGCTTGCCCTGTAGGTAAAAATTCACTCGTGACATAAATGAGGTCATTTAAAATCATATCAAAGGTATTGCGCGCGAGTGCAATTTCACTATCGGGAATGACATTTTTTTGATAAATAGTTTCCAGTGAATTTTTACCAATCAGACTGGAATTGATACTGATATACGAGAGAATAATTAAACCAAGAACCGTTACAATCGAGATAAAAAGAAGCTTTGTGGAAATCTTTATTTCGTTAAACATTACATACCTTTACCAGAGCACTTTCAGATTTTGTGTAGCAAATAGTATCCAAAAAAGATTCATAAGGTCAAGTTTTTTAAACTAACTAAAAATAAGTCATATTTAATCGTAACCTATATTCCTAAAATACGAAAATAGCAATCGGTGCATTTTCGCCAACACTGCCAATACTTTCGTCACTGATCCATAACGCATTGCTCTGAACAAGGGGCTTTACCATGCCTGAGCCATATTTATTAGCGCCAAATACGTGAAATTTTCCATCCAAATAGGTTCCTAAAACAAGATTAACACGACCCGATTTGACTTTAAAAGGCTCAGCATTTTGTGCATACATGGGTTCGAAGTTAAACTTTTTTTGACCTTGAAGTTTCTTCAGTAAAGGGATCAGAAACAAAAAGGCATTGACATACGCAGCCAGAGGATTTCCTGGCATGGAAGCGACAATGGTTTTACCCATTTTACCCATCATTGTGGGTTTTCCAGGTTTGATGTTGATGCCATGAAACGAAGCTTCAAAGCCATTTTTCAAAAGAGCTCGCTCCACAAAGTCAGCCTCGCCTCTGCTCACACCGCCACTGGTAACAAGTACATCGTACTGTTTCATGCGCGCAAAATAGTCCGTCGCAGCGTCTAAATGATCGGGAATAACGCCACAATAATGCGCCACAAAGCCGTGTTCTGCCAAAAGCGCAATTAATGAGAGTGCATTAATGTCATAAATTTCATCTTCAGTGGCATTTTCCCAAGGCGATTTGAGTTCATCGCCCGTTGAAAAAACGGCAATGGAAAGCTTTTTATAGACTTCCACCATGCTAATGCCTTGCGATGCAAGCAGAGCAATATCACGCGACGTTAAGCAGGTGCCTTCGCTGAGCAAAGAAGCGCCCACGCGCTCTTCTTCCCCCTTGAGACGAAGCGCGTTACCTTTTTTCACATTGGGGGAGAGAACAATGTTGCGATCATCGTACGAAAGACAATCCTCAAAAGGGATGATCGTATCAGCATCACTTGGAACTTTCGCACCCGTCATGATTTTATAGCACTCATTGGTACTCAAACATGGCTCAACCACACTACCTGCCAAAATCGTTGTTTTAATAGCAAGTTCGCTTAAACCTTCTTGGTACTTAAAGGCAAACCCATCCAAGGCAGCATTGTTGTAAGAGGGGAGATTTTTCTTACATGTAATCTCACACGCAAGAGTACGACCTAGTGCTTCAAAGACACTGACCCACTCGTGATGGGGCTTTGTGCGAGCAAGATTTTCACTTAAGCGCATCGCCTCATCAAAACTAACTACGTGCTCATTGCCCATGGTTTACTCCTCAAGCCTTTCGATGTGCGCACCGAGTTTGGAGAATTTACCTTCCAAATCTTCATACCCACGATCAAGGTGATAAATTCTGTGAATTTTTGTCGTTCCATCCGCCACGAGTGCCGCTAAAATAAGCGCTGAACTTGCGCGAAGATCGGTTGCCATGACATCAGCGGCATTCAGTTTTGCTTTTCCCTCAACGGTTGCACTGTGCCCTTTAAGCTTGATGTTCGCACCCATACGCGAAAGCTCACTGACGTGCATAAAGCGGTTTTCAAACAGACGCTCATCGATGATGCTCGTTCCTTTTGCTTGGGTGCACAGTGCCATAAATTGCGCTTGAAGATCGGTTGGAAAGCCTGGGTATTCGGAAGTTTCAATATCAGAAGGGGTGATTTTTTCCGCAGGATGAAGGGTGAGCGTATCGTCTTTTTCATCGATTTTAAAGCCCATTTGTTCTAATTTCAAGATCACCGCGTCCAAATGGCGTGGATTGACATTTTTAAGGGTAATTTTTGACTTCGTAATCGCACCCGCACACAAGTACGTTCCCGCTTCAATGCGATCAGGAATGACACTAAAATCAGGAATGTCCAACAGTGTACCACCACTACCTTTGATGATCAGCTTTGATGTACCAATGCCTTCGATGCCAACCCCAGCTTCGGCTAATACTTCGCATACTTGAACCACTTCGGGCTCTTTCGCGACATTGACAAGCGTGGTCGTTCCATGCGCCAAGGCTGCTGCCATGATGATATTTTCACTGCCCGTTACGGTGACTTTATCAAAAATGATCGTAGCACCTTTGAGCCCTTTGGGCGCTTTGGCTAAAACATACCCTTGCTTAATCTCGATCTCCGCACCCATTTGCTCCAACGCTTTTAAGTGCAGATCGATCGGTCGCTGACCAATGGCACAGCCTCCTGGCAAAGAGACTTCGCAGTGTCCAAAACGTGCTAAAAGTGGTCCAAGTGTTAAGATGGAAGCGCGCATTTTACGCACGATGTCATAGTTTGCACATGCAGAATTGACCGTTGTGGCATTGACTTCTACCACATTTTTATCTTTACATGTAAAGCTTGCACCTAAATTGGTAAGCAGTTGTAAAAGTGTTTTGACATCGGCAACTTGAGGCATATTTGAAATCGTAATCGTTCGTTTTGAGAGGAGGGTTAACGCTAAAAGGGGCAGTGCGGCATTTTTGGCTCCTGAGATGAGAACCGTCCCGCTAAGTTTTTGTTTCCCTTTGATCGCTAAATAATACATCATTTATCTGTTCCTTTTTAAAAATTAAAGTATTGTAGTTAAAAAATGATTAAATTTTCTATGAATTTGGGTAGAATTTGAATTACTATGATTGTGAGGAATTTGGATGCTTTTAGAACAGTTTTTGCATGAAACGCGCTATCTCTCTATCGCTCACCTCTATTTTGGTGAAGAAAAGCTCACCATCTTGAGTCGTGCCAAAAAAGAACATGCTTCCTTTCAATCGTTTGATCTTGCAAAAGATCTTAAGACCATTCCCACAGCCGACATACTTTTTATCGAAATAGGCGAGAGTAGTAAAGACAAACTCAAACTGCTTGTCAGTCTTTTTGCCAAACATAAACCGATTATTGCCTATATTTTCGCCGATGATGTGGAAAACAGACTTTTACTTAAATTTGCACTGCACTTTGGCATCACCGATGTTTTACCTCTAAAAAATGAAGAAAATCTCCTCTTTTCCATCTTCTCAAAAAATGCTAATAAACTCGATGACAAACTCTACACGTTCCAAAAAATCGAACTGGAAAAAAAGATAGAACACTTTTTTCCTTTTCTCGTCTTTCAAGGCGAAACGCTCACCTACGC
Above is a genomic segment from Sulfurospirillum halorespirans DSM 13726 containing:
- the cysE gene encoding serine O-acetyltransferase, which encodes MNSVSLWEKIKEDFSQPILHDPAINSKVELFFNYPGVWALANYRIAHALHVKGFKTLARALMGISQIITNTDIHPACTIGRRVFIDHAFGVVVGETAIVGDDVLIYQGVTLGGVSLDRGVKRHPTIGNHTVIGSGAKILGDIIIGENCRIGSNSVVVKSIPDDSTAVGLPARIIDKGRDKNPMAHNKIPDINKELFIYMFKRIKILEEAVLTTNKDLKIKDDELEAIYKCYLESVKE
- the speA gene encoding biosynthetic arginine decarboxylase, with amino-acid sequence MDYGIKTWGNDNFFIEDGKVKVNTGCEPSLIEIIQEIRRDGIRGPILLRFPHLIQKQIRMIYKSFADAKKEFGYEGNFSAVYPLKVNQFPNFVKNLVTLGQKYHYGLEAGSKAELILAMAYNNPDAPITVNGFKDNEMISLGFIAAEMGHNITLTIEGLNELESIISIAKDRFGCVPNIGLRIRLHSSGIGIWAKSGGINSKFGLTSTELLEAVNMLRDANLLEKFTMIHFHIGSQITDIAPLKKALREAGNIYAELCRMGATHLRAINLGGGLAVEYSQHKTTLHKNYTLSEYANDVVYLLKDIATQKGVHEPDIFIESGRFVAAHHAVLIAPVLELFSQEYTDQKLRPKEINPPLVQELYDLLGTMNRKNALEFLHDSIDHMESLLTLFDLGYIDLQDRSNTEILVNLIIKKAVGLVADKKLSEILDIQDRVQERYLVNFSLFQSLPDFWGIGQTFPVMPLDRLDEVPTRSASLWDITCDSDGEIGFNTETPLFLHDVDIKNRDYFLGFFLVGAYQEVLGMKHNLFTHPTEATIIIDDDGYSIENILESQSISDILEDLDYDIKEVQENLNDRIEASDIISEKEKKHILGEIYLFLNDNGYLKTINNEDNSQ
- the hisS gene encoding histidine--tRNA ligase, with product MINALRGMKDTLSPHSETYLYMIKTCSRIAEQYGFSFVETPILEETALFKRSVGESSDIVGKEMYQFIDKGENDVCLRPEGTAGVVRAFIQQKYDKAGEKRRFFYHGPMFRYERPQKGRLRQFHQFGAESFGESDVREDATIILMLKAMFEALGIGFTLEINSLGCPSCMPQYRTTLVKFLETREGLCEDCERRKLTNPIRVLDCKNEHCKVLLADAPLIIDHLCVTCKEDFTTLKSILDQFGVAYVVNPKLVRGLDYYSKTAFEFVSSEIGAQSAIAGGGRYDRLVEFLDGKATPAVGFAMGIERLMELVKMPESSREGYYIAALCDGAKEIVFKLVDEKRKTEKVLTSYASKSLQNHLKAADKLYVKFCVCIGEDELAKQSVWIKDLESKEEKIINLSHF
- the tmk gene encoding dTMP kinase; translated protein: MYVIFEGIDTTGKSTQVALFAKRNKTVLATKEPGGTPTGLNFREMLLGGALKSSFNAELFLFLADRALHYDSVVKPARNERLVISDRGFLSGIAYACANHAEVDGELLLAMNRLALQESYPEKIVLFLTNKTLMSERMGAKEQDAIEERGVSYLLRIQDIMRRVVKTLPIQVLEVDASHEIETIYKQIEDFLND
- the coaD gene encoding pantetheine-phosphate adenylyltransferase, with protein sequence MRVAIYPGTFDPITNGHMDVIKRAQKLFDKVLVAVALSEEKRPVFDINTRVEMVQAAIKDMQGVEVEPFDNLLVSFSKEKDIRVMIRGLRAVSDFEFELQMGYANASLWSEIETVYLMPSLKNAFISSSVVRSIAKHGGNVAHLVPPMVLPYLQSRFTCM
- a CDS encoding UbiX family flavin prenyltransferase, coding for MKRIIVGISGASGVELGLAFIKALPSNIEKYVIISDHAKIVLAKEANTFVLDDENIGAITASGSFQTDAMAIIPCSMNTLAKITHGIADNLLTRTASVMIKEKRLLLLAPREMPFSAIALENMLKLSMLGIHIAPPILGYYAKASSLEAMENFLIGKWFDLLGIEHNLFQRWEGA
- the flgA gene encoding flagellar basal body P-ring formation chaperone FlgA, giving the protein MQYTVPTSTLRVAFSDRNVTIIDSSDGVVIFRRNCSLMGKADAMTELFLKKFQEASPLVMIDEKPRISIKTSLPADFKRYELVDIVISEAMLKKNSGSFVAIFKVGDRDKKLYFAYEMNAKVMVFKAKRNLLNGKILTNNDYESVWESLDALPTRVITNEIPHNSMIKNGVKEGQILTDFHLDVKKMVSKKASIKALLKEEGLVIEVQATLLEDGNIGDVVKIKTEQGKILSAKILSHHEVIILE
- a CDS encoding molybdopterin molybdotransferase MoeA, with the protein product MGNEHVVSFDEAMRLSENLARTKPHHEWVSVFEALGRTLACEITCKKNLPSYNNAALDGFAFKYQEGLSELAIKTTILAGSVVEPCLSTNECYKIMTGAKVPSDADTIIPFEDCLSYDDRNIVLSPNVKKGNALRLKGEEERVGASLLSEGTCLTSRDIALLASQGISMVEVYKKLSIAVFSTGDELKSPWENATEDEIYDINALSLIALLAEHGFVAHYCGVIPDHLDAATDYFARMKQYDVLVTSGGVSRGEADFVERALLKNGFEASFHGINIKPGKPTMMGKMGKTIVASMPGNPLAAYVNAFLFLIPLLKKLQGQKKFNFEPMYAQNAEPFKVKSGRVNLVLGTYLDGKFHVFGANKYGSGMVKPLVQSNALWISDESIGSVGENAPIAIFVF
- the murA gene encoding UDP-N-acetylglucosamine 1-carboxyvinyltransferase: MMYYLAIKGKQKLSGTVLISGAKNAALPLLALTLLSKRTITISNMPQVADVKTLLQLLTNLGASFTCKDKNVVEVNATTVNSACANYDIVRKMRASILTLGPLLARFGHCEVSLPGGCAIGQRPIDLHLKALEQMGAEIEIKQGYVLAKAPKGLKGATIIFDKVTVTGSENIIMAAALAHGTTTLVNVAKEPEVVQVCEVLAEAGVGIEGIGTSKLIIKGSGGTLLDIPDFSVIPDRIEAGTYLCAGAITKSKITLKNVNPRHLDAVILKLEQMGFKIDEKDDTLTLHPAEKITPSDIETSEYPGFPTDLQAQFMALCTQAKGTSIIDERLFENRFMHVSELSRMGANIKLKGHSATVEGKAKLNAADVMATDLRASSALILAALVADGTTKIHRIYHLDRGYEDLEGKFSKLGAHIERLEE